GAGGGCAATCTTCCCGATCCGGGCTTCGCCTCGTTCGTCGGTGCCTTCCGGATGCCGGTCCGGCACGGCCTCACCCTGGGCGAGATCGTCCGCCTCGAGGCGCATCGCCGCGAGTGGGGCCGTTCGCCGCGGGTGATCGCCGTCGAGGGCTGGAGCCGCGCCGACCTCTGGCCGGCCACCGGGCGCCCGTGGATTGCGCCGTCGCCCAACATGCCGACGTTCGCCACGGCGCTGGTCTATCCCGGTCTCTGTCTGCTCGAAGCGACGGAGCTCTCCGAGGGGCGCGGTACGACCCGCCCCTTCCTGCTCTTCGGCGCCCCCGGCCTTCGCCCGACGGCGCTCGCCGAGGCGCTGGCGCCGCTCGCGGCGCTGGGGGTGAAGGCGATCCCGACCTACTTCCGGCCCCAGTTCCAGAAGCATCGCGGTGAGATCTGCGGCGGCGTCGAGCTGGTGATGGTCGAGGAGGCGAAGGTTCGAGGCTATCGGCTCGGTCTCGAGATCCTGCTCGCCCTGAAGAGCGTGGCTCCGAAGCTCTTCGGATGGCGGGAAGCGCCCTACGAATTCGTCGCCGACCGTCCGGCGATCGACCTCCTGACCGGCAGCGACGTCTTCCGCCGGGCCCTCGAAGGCGACCCGACCGCCGACCTCGCGAGCTGGCGCGCTGGCTTCGAAGCGGACGAGAGGGAATTCCGGCAGGAAAGAAAAGAGATCCTCTTGTATCCAGAAGAAGAAAAGCTCCAGTAAATGAAAGCTCCGGTTCTTCTTGCCGTCGACGGATCAGCAGAGGCGTTCGCGTCTCTGTTCTCCGCAGCGAAGGCGGCCGGCTTGCGCGTCGGCTGGTTGGCCATGGACGCTCCAGTCGACCCACCGCCGCCCCTCCGAGCACCCCCTTTACTGGAAGCCTTTCGCGCCGTGGCCGTCGGCAACGGCCGGTCGATCGCGATGAAGCCGATGAAGGGAGCGGCGGTCCTGCGGGATCTGTTGCGCGAGCACTTTCTCGGCGCCGACGTGGTTCTCGTGGCGGGTCTCGCGCTCTATCCACGCCTCGCGGCGCGGGGAAACGGCTGGCACCTCGTCGAGAGCGCGACGGCGAGCCGCGCCTATACGACCGAGGAGCTGCTCGTCCGCCTGCGCAAACCGGCGTTGCGCTGGAAGAAGGACTAGAGGACGAGCGCCATGCCCGAGCAGATCAAGTATTTCGTCCCCGGCCCGGTCTATGTCCTCGAAGAGGTGCGGGCGGCGATGCTGGCGCCGGTCGTCGGGCACCGGTCGCCGGAGTTCATGCCGGTCTACAAGCGGATCACTGAAGCGCTCAAGCCGGTCTTCCGCACGACGCGCGACGTCTACATGGCGACCTCGAGCGCCACGTTCCTCATGGAGGCGGCGCTCACTTCGATGGTATCGCGCGACGTCCTCCACCTCACCAACGGCGCCTTCTCCGAACGCTGGTTCGACGTCGGAAAGTCTCTCGGGCGCGCCGCTGATCAGATCGCCGCCCCGTGGGGACAGGTGGTCGACCCGGAGCTCCTCCGCCAGGCGCTGCGCCGCAAGCGCTACGAAGCCGTGACCGTGGCCCACAACGAGACCTCAACCGGCGTGGTCAATCCTCTGGCGGAGATCGCTCGCGTGGTACGCGAGGAGTCGGATGCCCTGCTCCTCGTCGATGCCGTCTCGTCGCTCGCCGGCGCACCGGTCGAGACCGATGACTGGGGGCTCGACCTCGTCTTCGCGGGATCGCAGAAGGGCCTCGCGACCCCGCCGGGCCTCACCGTCTTCACCTTTTCCGAGCGTGCCGAGGCCAGGGCTGAGCAGATTCCGCACCGCGGCTTCTACGGCGACCTGCTGCGCTATCGGGACAAGCATCGGGAGGGCGGGCCGATCACGACGGCGGCGGTCTCGATCGCCTGGGCGCTCGATCTTCAGCTCGAGCGGATCGCGCGCGAGGGCATCGAGACGCGGTGGATGCGCCACGGCGCGCTGCAGCGCCAGACCTCCGGGTGGGCTGAGGCGCACGGCTTCGCGTTCGCCTCGGCGGCGGCCGGGCGCTCGGCGACGGTAAGCTGCCTGCGACCGCCGGCCGGCCTCGAGTCGCGCGCGCTCGTCGCGGCCATGAAGAAGAGGGGCTTCACGCTCGGCGGCGGCTACGGCCGCTTCAAGGAATCGACGTTTCGCATCGGCCACATGGGAGAAGTCCAAACCACAGATCTCGCGGCGCTCCTGGCCGCGATCGCAGAGGAGATCGCCTCATGACTCGAATTCTGATTGCGGATCCGCTGGAAGAGTCCGGCCTCGTCATCCTGCGCGCCACCGGCGCGGATGTGAAAGTGGTCGCCGCCGACGAACGCGCGCGGCTGCCGGAGCTGGTCGCCGAAGTCGACGCGCTGGTCGTGCGCAGCGCCACGAAGGTCACCCGGGCGCTGCTCGAGGCGGCGAAGAAGTTGCGTGTCGTCGGACGGGCGGGCGTCGGGGTCGACAACGTCGACGTCGACGCGGCGACGGAGCGCGGCGTGCTGGTGGTGAACGCGCCGAACGCCAACCTGATGTCGGCGACCGAGCACACCTTCGCGCTGCTGCTCGGCCTGGCGCGGAGCCTGCCGGCCGCGGACGCCTCGATGAAGCGCGGCGAATGGGACCGCAAGACTTTCGTCGGCGTTGAGCTTCAGGGGAAGACTCTGGGCATCGTCGGCCTCGGGCGCATCGGGCAGCGCGTCGCGTCGCGCGCCCGTGCCTTCGAGA
This genomic window from Thermoanaerobaculia bacterium contains:
- a CDS encoding alanine--glyoxylate aminotransferase family protein; protein product: MPEQIKYFVPGPVYVLEEVRAAMLAPVVGHRSPEFMPVYKRITEALKPVFRTTRDVYMATSSATFLMEAALTSMVSRDVLHLTNGAFSERWFDVGKSLGRAADQIAAPWGQVVDPELLRQALRRKRYEAVTVAHNETSTGVVNPLAEIARVVREESDALLLVDAVSSLAGAPVETDDWGLDLVFAGSQKGLATPPGLTVFTFSERAEARAEQIPHRGFYGDLLRYRDKHREGGPITTAAVSIAWALDLQLERIAREGIETRWMRHGALQRQTSGWAEAHGFAFASAAAGRSATVSCLRPPAGLESRALVAAMKKRGFTLGGGYGRFKESTFRIGHMGEVQTTDLAALLAAIAEEIAS
- a CDS encoding phosphoglycerate dehydrogenase codes for the protein MTRILIADPLEESGLVILRATGADVKVVAADERARLPELVAEVDALVVRSATKVTRALLEAAKKLRVVGRAGVGVDNVDVDAATERGVLVVNAPNANLMSATEHTFALLLGLARSLPAADASMKRGEWDRKTFVGVELQGKTLGIVGLGRIGQRVASRARAFEMRVVAFDPFLEPEQAKRIGVELLDLDDLMRQSDVVTLHTPFNKATKNLIDARRLGLMKPEALFINCGRGGLVDEDALLAALEAGRIAGAGLDVYEDEPTHRQALTGHPRVVATPHIGAQTKEAQERIAIETAHMVLAALDGEVPAAAVNPSVRKTAAQ
- a CDS encoding DUF1343 domain-containing protein, whose product is MISTGLDLLLASPHELAGRRFGLLAHGASVTADCVPAHLALAAAGVPPARLFGPEHGYYGVEQDMVPAESARDPWTGVEIVSLYGSDERSLLPRPEAFAGLDLLLIDLQDIGTRYYTYAATAVWAAEAARAASCEVWILDRPNPLGGEVIEGNLPDPGFASFVGAFRMPVRHGLTLGEIVRLEAHRREWGRSPRVIAVEGWSRADLWPATGRPWIAPSPNMPTFATALVYPGLCLLEATELSEGRGTTRPFLLFGAPGLRPTALAEALAPLAALGVKAIPTYFRPQFQKHRGEICGGVELVMVEEAKVRGYRLGLEILLALKSVAPKLFGWREAPYEFVADRPAIDLLTGSDVFRRALEGDPTADLASWRAGFEADEREFRQERKEILLYPEEEKLQ